In Capillimicrobium parvum, a genomic segment contains:
- a CDS encoding isochorismatase family protein, whose translation MSQHLLDAEAEFERLWQVYQQQGMVKRAGLGGRPAVLSVDLVRGFTDPSAPMGLHAFGDVVAPSRTVLDAARRAGAPVVLVGSGYDAEFREAGSWERKVTHAGLVHGSEWVEFDEGLGQIPSDHVVVKRYASGFFGTDLVSRLVSQGVDTVLVTGAATSGCVRATAVDALQHGFRVAVVQDAVADRERLPHLASLFDLGTKYADLVTVEEAVAHLSAVGAAAPH comes from the coding sequence GTGAGCCAGCACCTGCTCGACGCCGAGGCCGAGTTCGAGCGCCTGTGGCAGGTCTACCAGCAGCAGGGCATGGTCAAGCGAGCCGGGTTGGGCGGGCGTCCGGCGGTCCTGTCGGTCGATCTCGTGCGCGGGTTCACCGACCCCTCCGCGCCGATGGGCCTGCACGCGTTCGGGGACGTCGTCGCCCCGTCGCGGACCGTCCTGGACGCTGCGCGCCGCGCGGGAGCACCCGTGGTCCTCGTCGGGTCCGGCTACGACGCCGAGTTCCGCGAAGCCGGAAGCTGGGAGCGGAAGGTCACCCACGCCGGGCTGGTGCACGGCAGCGAGTGGGTCGAGTTCGACGAGGGCCTCGGCCAGATCCCCAGCGACCACGTCGTCGTCAAGCGCTACGCGTCGGGCTTCTTCGGCACGGATCTCGTCAGCCGGCTCGTCAGCCAGGGGGTCGACACCGTGCTGGTCACCGGCGCGGCCACCAGCGGGTGCGTTCGCGCGACGGCGGTCGATGCCCTGCAGCACGGCTTTCGCGTCGCCGTCGTGCAGGACGCCGTCGCGGACCGCGAACGTCTCCCCCATCTCGCGTCGCTGTTCGACCTCGGCACGAAGTACGCGGACCTGGTCACCGTCGAGGAGGCGGTCGCCCATCTCTCGGCGGTCGGGGCGGCCGCCCCGCACTAA
- a CDS encoding uroporphyrinogen decarboxylase/cobalamine-independent methonine synthase family protein codes for MTTAPLTAARTTREVPRAEMVGSLLKPPRLMELFREVYDGISAQETLVPPERDERLHALRAAAAEATREAVARQLEIGLDVVGDGEMRRGYFLNSLYDGVKGLESLPADDDPIFAMEPFVADRITKTGNPLADELEYLRTLTDHPVKASIPAPSIYHMEGHARSEDVYPDAYAFIADVVAVEREMVRETVAAGADYVQFDYPIYTTLVDPNAGQMVSSESDKAFAHALRSDAAVLDGLPDDVTTAIHMCRGNFKSESIVTGALDPVAERVFNELPHDRFLMEWNDEAHTGGFDAIRFVPKGKVVVMGLVSTQSSRLETADELLRKLDEAQRFLPVEQLAISPQCGFSSFFEGNENAREVMWRKLELVVEVADRVWPR; via the coding sequence ATGACGACGGCGCCCCTTACGGCCGCCCGGACGACGCGCGAGGTCCCGCGCGCCGAGATGGTCGGCAGCCTGCTCAAGCCCCCGCGGCTGATGGAGCTCTTCCGCGAGGTCTACGACGGCATCAGCGCCCAGGAGACGCTCGTGCCGCCGGAGCGCGACGAGCGCCTGCACGCGCTGCGCGCGGCGGCGGCGGAGGCGACGCGGGAGGCGGTCGCTCGCCAGCTCGAGATCGGCCTCGACGTGGTCGGCGACGGCGAGATGCGCCGCGGCTACTTCCTGAACTCGCTCTACGACGGCGTCAAGGGGCTCGAGTCGCTTCCCGCCGACGACGATCCGATCTTCGCGATGGAGCCGTTCGTCGCAGACCGCATCACGAAGACGGGCAACCCGCTGGCCGACGAGCTGGAGTACCTGCGCACGCTCACCGACCATCCGGTGAAGGCCTCGATCCCGGCGCCGTCGATCTACCACATGGAGGGCCACGCACGGTCCGAAGACGTCTATCCCGACGCGTATGCCTTCATCGCCGACGTCGTGGCCGTCGAGCGCGAGATGGTCCGCGAGACGGTCGCCGCCGGCGCGGACTACGTCCAGTTCGACTATCCGATCTACACGACGCTCGTGGACCCGAACGCCGGGCAGATGGTCTCCAGCGAATCGGACAAGGCGTTCGCCCACGCACTGCGCTCGGACGCCGCGGTGCTCGACGGCCTCCCCGACGACGTGACGACGGCCATCCACATGTGCCGCGGCAACTTCAAGTCGGAGTCGATCGTCACCGGCGCGCTGGACCCGGTGGCCGAGCGCGTGTTCAACGAGCTGCCGCACGACCGCTTCCTCATGGAGTGGAACGATGAGGCGCACACCGGCGGGTTCGACGCGATCCGCTTCGTGCCGAAGGGCAAGGTCGTCGTCATGGGGCTCGTCTCGACGCAGTCGTCGCGCCTCGAGACCGCCGACGAGCTGCTGCGCAAGCTGGACGAGGCGCAGCGCTTCCTGCCCGTCGAGCAGCTGGCGATCTCGCCGCAGTGCGGATTCTCGTCGTTCTTCGAGGGCAACGAGAACGCCCGCGAGGTCATGTGGCGCAAGCTCGAGCTCGTCGTCGAGGTGGCCGACCGGGTGTGGCCGCGGTGA
- a CDS encoding cobalamin-independent methionine synthase II family protein has translation MSASRTVPRAETVGSLLRPPALRAMFPQVYAGHKTPSPRLLDAAGLERLAELERRADTAVADVVRRQIDIGLDVITDGEMRRASFTHSLVDALGGFEDSDVEFAFTNEQGEEMVPPSGPLVGAQRVSKVANPALDEARFVRTLTDHPLKVTFPAPSYWYCEPVDLAKGAYSSQREFVEEVVAIQRELLAEVVAAGVRHVQMDWPAYVMAIDPKWRDHLPGTEGLALGELMDELIAVDNAVIADLPADVTTALHVCRGNYRSMWMTEGSLEPIAEQLFGDLRYDRLLVEWDDTAREGDFDTLRHVPAGGPIVVMGVVSSKSTTVESADDVQRRLEEAARYVPVEQLAISPQCGFASTWEGNELAEESQWRKLEVVVEVADRVWGRG, from the coding sequence GTGAGCGCCTCCCGGACGGTTCCCCGCGCCGAGACGGTCGGCAGCCTCCTGCGGCCGCCGGCGCTGCGCGCGATGTTCCCGCAGGTCTACGCGGGGCACAAGACGCCGTCGCCGCGGCTGCTCGACGCGGCCGGCCTGGAGCGCCTGGCCGAGCTCGAGCGCCGGGCCGATACGGCGGTGGCCGACGTGGTGCGCCGGCAGATCGACATCGGGCTCGACGTCATCACCGACGGCGAGATGCGCCGCGCGTCGTTCACCCACTCGCTGGTCGACGCGCTCGGCGGCTTCGAGGACTCAGACGTGGAGTTCGCGTTCACCAACGAGCAGGGCGAGGAGATGGTCCCTCCGAGCGGGCCGCTCGTCGGCGCGCAGCGCGTCAGCAAGGTCGCCAACCCCGCGCTCGACGAGGCGCGCTTCGTGCGCACGCTCACCGACCACCCGCTGAAGGTCACGTTCCCGGCGCCGTCGTACTGGTACTGCGAGCCGGTCGACCTCGCCAAGGGCGCGTACTCCAGCCAGCGCGAGTTCGTCGAGGAGGTCGTCGCGATCCAGCGCGAGCTGCTCGCCGAGGTCGTCGCGGCCGGCGTGCGCCACGTGCAGATGGACTGGCCCGCGTACGTCATGGCGATCGACCCGAAGTGGCGCGACCACCTGCCCGGCACCGAGGGCCTCGCGCTCGGGGAGCTCATGGACGAGCTCATCGCCGTCGACAACGCGGTCATCGCCGACCTGCCCGCCGACGTGACCACCGCGCTGCACGTCTGCCGCGGCAACTACCGGTCCATGTGGATGACGGAGGGCTCGCTGGAGCCGATCGCCGAGCAGCTCTTCGGCGACCTGCGCTACGACCGGCTGCTCGTCGAGTGGGACGACACCGCGCGCGAGGGCGACTTCGACACGCTGCGCCACGTCCCCGCCGGCGGGCCGATCGTGGTGATGGGCGTGGTGAGCTCGAAGTCGACGACGGTCGAGTCGGCCGACGACGTCCAGCGCCGCCTCGAGGAGGCGGCGCGCTACGTGCCCGTCGAGCAGCTGGCGATCTCTCCGCAGTGCGGGTTCGCGTCGACGTGGGAGGGCAACGAGCTCGCCGAGGAGAGCCAATGGCGCAAGCTCGAGGTCGTCGTGGAGGTCGCCGACCGCGTGTGGGGGCGTGGTTAG